A window of the Oscillospiraceae bacterium NTUH-002-81 genome harbors these coding sequences:
- a CDS encoding ABC transporter ATP-binding protein, with protein MSPKRQVRERGERRLSEYVVEMNHIVKSFGEVHAVKDGNFTLRKGEIHSLIGENGAGKSTMMKMLYGMYDFDGGEVIVKGEPLTQITPRLAIEKGIGMVHQEFMLVNELTVLENIILGFEPKKGMTIDFDKARTTVQQYIDQYGMDIQMDKRINQISVGEAQRVEIIKILTRGAEIIILDEPTAVLTPQEARRLFEILENLRRDGKSIVFISHKLDEVMEISDRISVMRQGQYIGTVDKKDTSPKELAKMMIGREVFLNIERKAAKVGDVVLKVENLWTSGEKEISKIRGIDLEVRAGEIVGIAGIDGNGQSEFIEAITGLRKVEKGKVYLDGQDITNLSPKKIRKSGLTHVPEDRNTRGLNRNMSIKENLVAVQIEDAPFSRGFLLNNKAITDYANELSEKFDIRPRDPEMITQSLSGGNAQKIVVAREVAIGGKLLVASQPTRGVDIGAIESIRTILEDVKEKGLGVLLISADLEELLSLSDRIVVMYEGKISGRMDASEANEDNLGLLMMGGRDTTKEEYAHE; from the coding sequence ATGTCTCCAAAACGACAAGTAAGAGAAAGAGGGGAACGAAGATTGAGTGAATATGTTGTTGAGATGAACCATATCGTGAAGAGTTTCGGTGAAGTTCATGCAGTGAAGGACGGCAATTTTACGCTCAGAAAGGGAGAGATCCACTCCCTTATCGGAGAAAATGGTGCCGGTAAATCCACCATGATGAAGATGCTTTACGGTATGTATGATTTTGATGGCGGAGAAGTCATCGTAAAAGGAGAACCACTGACTCAGATCACGCCCAGGCTTGCCATCGAAAAGGGCATCGGGATGGTACACCAGGAATTTATGCTGGTGAATGAACTGACCGTTCTGGAAAATATCATCCTTGGTTTTGAACCGAAGAAGGGAATGACCATTGATTTCGATAAAGCCCGGACGACAGTGCAGCAGTACATTGACCAGTATGGCATGGATATCCAGATGGATAAGCGGATCAACCAGATTTCCGTCGGTGAGGCCCAGCGTGTAGAGATCATCAAGATCCTGACCCGGGGCGCCGAGATCATCATTCTGGATGAACCCACGGCTGTGCTGACACCCCAGGAGGCCAGACGGCTGTTTGAGATTCTGGAGAATCTGCGCAGGGACGGCAAGTCCATCGTGTTTATTTCCCATAAGCTGGATGAGGTCATGGAGATCTCTGACCGGATCAGCGTCATGCGGCAGGGTCAGTACATTGGCACTGTGGATAAGAAGGATACGTCACCGAAGGAGCTGGCCAAGATGATGATCGGCCGGGAGGTTTTCCTGAATATCGAGCGGAAAGCTGCCAAGGTAGGCGATGTGGTGCTGAAGGTGGAGAACCTGTGGACATCGGGAGAAAAGGAGATCTCCAAGATCCGGGGCATTGATCTGGAAGTGCGTGCCGGGGAGATCGTCGGCATCGCCGGTATCGACGGCAACGGCCAGAGCGAATTTATCGAGGCCATCACCGGCCTGCGTAAGGTGGAGAAAGGTAAGGTATACCTGGACGGACAGGATATCACCAATCTCTCCCCCAAGAAGATCCGGAAAAGCGGCCTGACCCATGTGCCGGAGGATCGAAATACGAGAGGCCTGAACCGGAATATGAGCATCAAGGAGAATCTGGTAGCGGTACAGATTGAGGACGCACCGTTTTCCAGGGGATTCCTTCTGAACAATAAGGCGATCACGGATTATGCCAATGAGCTGTCGGAGAAGTTTGATATCCGTCCACGGGATCCGGAGATGATCACCCAGTCTCTGTCCGGCGGTAATGCCCAGAAGATCGTTGTGGCAAGAGAGGTTGCCATCGGCGGAAAGCTTTTGGTGGCATCCCAGCCCACCCGAGGTGTGGATATCGGCGCTATCGAATCTATCCGCACTATCCTGGAGGATGTGAAGGAGAAGGGGTTGGGCGTGCTTCTGATTTCCGCAGACCTGGAAGAGCTTTTATCTCTTTCTGACCGGATCGTGGTTATGTATGAAGGAAAGATTTCCGGTCGCATGGATGCATCGGAAGCCAACGAGGACAACCTGGGTCTTCTGATGATGGGCGGTCGTGATACGACAAAGGAGGAGTATGCTCATGAATAA
- a CDS encoding BMP family ABC transporter substrate-binding protein, with amino-acid sequence MKKKVLSVLLASAMVFSLAACGNKSEGDSAAADTKDDAAAEETTDDAAAETDSAADASGIRVACVYSGLLGDKSYNDSCHEGLMKAQKDFGVEVKELEGTTADEWEANLLAVCEDGYDLVICSSSNFEEYMKKYCASYPDVKFAVIDTTVEGDNIQSISFAQNQGSFLAGAAAAMFTTHDEIEGVNSDKIIGWVGGMDIPVLHDFFVGYEQGAKYIDPDIQILQAFAGTWNDPLKGKELTLAQYDQGADIVMNVASGTGPGILEAAKDAGHYAIGVDLNQDNDQPGSVLTSMVKRVDTACYMTVQSVVDGSFQGGSTAYLTVADGGVSLTDFAVIKEALGDQFPQEILDKVQELSDKITSGEIVVENYDGFGPQN; translated from the coding sequence ATGAAAAAGAAAGTACTCAGCGTACTTCTTGCATCTGCCATGGTATTCAGCCTTGCAGCATGCGGGAACAAGTCCGAGGGTGACAGCGCAGCAGCTGACACAAAGGACGATGCAGCAGCCGAGGAGACAACCGATGACGCAGCAGCAGAGACGGACAGCGCCGCTGATGCAAGCGGAATCCGCGTAGCATGCGTTTATTCCGGACTTCTCGGAGACAAATCCTACAATGACTCCTGTCATGAGGGACTGATGAAAGCCCAGAAGGATTTTGGCGTAGAAGTAAAAGAGCTGGAAGGTACCACCGCTGATGAGTGGGAGGCAAACCTGCTGGCAGTTTGTGAGGACGGATATGACCTGGTCATCTGTTCTTCTTCCAACTTTGAAGAGTATATGAAGAAATACTGTGCAAGCTATCCCGATGTGAAGTTTGCCGTTATCGACACCACCGTTGAGGGTGACAACATCCAGTCCATCAGCTTCGCACAGAACCAGGGCTCCTTCCTGGCAGGTGCGGCAGCAGCGATGTTTACCACACACGATGAGATCGAGGGCGTGAACTCCGATAAGATTATCGGCTGGGTAGGCGGCATGGATATCCCGGTTCTGCATGATTTCTTCGTAGGTTATGAGCAGGGCGCGAAGTACATCGATCCCGATATCCAGATCCTGCAGGCATTTGCAGGCACATGGAATGACCCGTTAAAGGGCAAAGAGCTGACACTGGCACAGTATGACCAGGGTGCTGATATCGTCATGAACGTTGCATCCGGTACTGGCCCTGGTATCCTGGAGGCAGCTAAGGATGCAGGACATTATGCCATCGGCGTAGATCTGAACCAGGATAACGATCAGCCGGGTTCCGTGCTGACTTCCATGGTGAAGAGAGTAGATACCGCTTGCTACATGACAGTGCAGTCTGTTGTGGATGGTTCTTTCCAGGGCGGATCTACCGCATACCTGACCGTTGCTGACGGCGGCGTAAGCTTAACAGATTTCGCTGTGATCAAAGAGGCACTGGGCGATCAGTTCCCACAGGAGATCCTGGACAAGGTACAGGAGCTGTCTGACAAGATCACTTCCGGTGAGATCGTTGTTGAAAACTACGATGGTTTCGGACCGCAGAACTAA
- the tyrS gene encoding tyrosine--tRNA ligase codes for MKVYDELVARGLIAQVTDEAEIKELVNNGKAVFYIGFDPTADSLHVGHFMALCLMKRLQMAGNKPIALIGGGTGMIGDPSGRSDMRQMMTVETIQHNCNCFKEQMSRFIDFSDDKAMMVNNAEWLMDLNYIDFLREIGPHFSVNRMLTAECYKQRMEKGLSFLEFNYMLMQSYDFYELFQRYGCNMQFGGDDQWSNMLGGTELIRRKLGKDAYAMTITLLLNSEGKKMGKTQSGAVWLDPKKTSPFEFYQYWRNVGDADVLKCLRMLTFLPLEQIDEMDHWEGSQLNQAKEILAFELTKLVHGEEEAGKAQESARALFGGGNAADMPTSELTEADFEGGKLDVLGVLVKSGLTASRSEARRAVEQGGVTVDGEKVTDIHTEYEPDAFENGLVFKRGKKNFRKIVIKK; via the coding sequence ATGAAAGTGTATGACGAGCTTGTGGCAAGAGGACTCATTGCCCAGGTCACAGATGAAGCAGAGATCAAGGAACTGGTAAATAACGGAAAAGCGGTATTTTATATTGGCTTTGACCCCACCGCAGACAGCCTGCACGTAGGTCATTTCATGGCCCTGTGCCTGATGAAGCGTCTGCAGATGGCAGGCAATAAGCCCATTGCCCTCATCGGCGGCGGTACCGGCATGATCGGCGACCCCTCCGGCCGTTCTGACATGCGGCAGATGATGACCGTGGAGACGATCCAGCACAACTGCAACTGCTTCAAGGAGCAGATGAGCCGTTTCATTGATTTTTCCGACGACAAGGCCATGATGGTCAACAACGCCGAGTGGCTGATGGATCTGAACTACATTGATTTTCTGCGGGAGATCGGCCCCCATTTCTCCGTCAACCGGATGCTGACGGCCGAGTGCTACAAGCAGAGAATGGAGAAGGGCTTAAGCTTCCTGGAATTCAACTACATGCTCATGCAGAGCTACGATTTCTATGAGTTATTCCAGCGCTACGGCTGCAATATGCAGTTCGGCGGCGATGACCAGTGGAGCAACATGCTGGGCGGCACGGAGCTGATCCGCCGGAAGCTGGGCAAGGACGCTTACGCCATGACCATCACCCTTCTGCTGAACTCCGAGGGCAAGAAGATGGGCAAAACCCAGTCCGGCGCCGTATGGCTGGATCCGAAGAAGACAAGCCCCTTCGAGTTCTACCAGTACTGGAGAAACGTGGGCGACGCAGATGTGTTGAAATGCCTGCGGATGCTGACTTTCCTGCCGCTGGAGCAGATCGACGAGATGGATCACTGGGAAGGCAGCCAGCTGAACCAGGCAAAGGAGATCCTGGCTTTCGAGCTGACCAAGCTGGTACATGGCGAGGAAGAGGCAGGCAAAGCCCAGGAGAGTGCAAGAGCGCTGTTTGGCGGCGGCAATGCGGCTGATATGCCCACTTCCGAGCTGACCGAGGCTGATTTCGAGGGCGGCAAACTGGATGTGCTGGGCGTTCTCGTAAAGAGCGGCCTGACCGCATCCCGCTCCGAGGCACGCCGTGCGGTGGAGCAGGGCGGTGTGACCGTGGACGGTGAAAAAGTGACCGACATCCACACGGAGTACGAGCCGGATGCTTTTGAGAACGGTCTGGTGTTCAAGCGCGGCAAGAAGAATTTCAGAAAAATTGTCATTAAAAAATAG
- a CDS encoding phosphohydrolase, with translation MENRTETMTISRILVKMIDYSAGNRKDINHLMKVHSYARIIGKGEGLSEELQKITEIAAIVHDIACPLCRNKYGNTNGKYQEAEGPALTESFLADTGLTREEIARIAYLVGHHHTYEGVEGLDYQILLEADYLVNADESGYSRENILHMRDTVFQTKTGTALLESIYLK, from the coding sequence ATGGAAAATAGAACAGAAACAATGACCATATCACGGATCCTTGTGAAAATGATCGACTACTCTGCGGGCAATCGCAAGGACATCAACCATCTGATGAAGGTGCACAGCTATGCCCGTATCATCGGCAAAGGCGAAGGACTGTCGGAGGAGCTGCAGAAGATCACGGAGATTGCGGCCATCGTCCATGATATTGCCTGCCCGCTGTGCCGGAACAAATACGGCAACACCAACGGGAAATACCAGGAGGCGGAAGGCCCGGCGCTGACGGAAAGTTTTCTTGCAGATACAGGGCTGACGAGAGAGGAGATTGCCCGGATCGCGTATCTGGTGGGCCATCATCACACCTACGAGGGCGTGGAAGGTCTGGATTATCAGATCCTTCTGGAGGCGGATTATCTGGTAAATGCGGACGAGTCAGGCTATTCCAGAGAAAATATCCTCCATATGCGGGACACCGTTTTCCAGACGAAGACCGGCACGGCGCTGTTGGAGAGCATATACTTGAAATAA
- a CDS encoding sodium-dependent transporter has protein sequence MEKKSNHFSGQIGFVLAAAGSAVGVGNLWRFPYLAAKDGGGLFLLIYLVLVLTFGFTLLTSDIAIGRKTHKSAIGAYTEMRPRWKFLGILTFLVPVLIMTYYAVIGGWITKYAVVYVTGQAQAAAQDNYFTGFITSPVSPVVFALLFMGVTALIVYNGVEDGIEKVSRFMMPILLVLVVVIAIYSLTLRGTDASGQVRTGMQGFLYYITPHVEGLTVKRFLQILLDAMSQLFFSLSVSMGIMITYGSYVKPEVNLNRAVNQIELFDTGVALLAGVMIIPAVYVFSGTDGMSAGPSLMFISLPKVFAAMGKAGTIVGILFFVAAIFATLTSCISVLESIAANCVEIFHASRKKVVLVLAVIYLAASAIISLGYSVFYVEVALPNGSVGQLLDIMDYISNSVMMPLISLLSTILIGWIMKPQYVIGEMERNGEHFRRKAMYSVMIRYIAPVLMFILFLQSTGILA, from the coding sequence ATGGAAAAGAAATCAAATCATTTTTCAGGGCAGATCGGATTTGTCCTGGCTGCCGCAGGCAGTGCGGTGGGCGTCGGAAACCTGTGGAGGTTCCCCTATCTGGCGGCAAAGGATGGCGGCGGACTGTTTCTGCTGATTTATCTGGTGCTGGTGCTGACCTTCGGCTTTACGCTGCTGACGTCAGACATTGCCATTGGACGGAAAACCCACAAGAGCGCCATCGGCGCGTACACAGAAATGCGGCCCCGGTGGAAATTCCTGGGCATTCTGACGTTCCTGGTGCCGGTGCTGATCATGACCTACTATGCGGTGATTGGCGGCTGGATCACGAAATATGCAGTGGTGTATGTGACGGGACAGGCCCAGGCGGCTGCCCAGGATAACTACTTCACCGGATTTATCACCTCTCCGGTATCCCCGGTGGTGTTTGCCCTGCTGTTTATGGGCGTGACGGCGTTGATCGTGTACAACGGCGTGGAGGATGGTATCGAGAAGGTATCCCGGTTTATGATGCCCATTTTGCTGGTGCTGGTGGTGGTCATCGCCATTTATTCCCTGACGCTGCGCGGCACGGACGCTTCCGGCCAGGTGCGCACCGGTATGCAGGGCTTCCTGTACTATATCACGCCCCATGTGGAAGGGCTGACGGTCAAACGCTTTCTGCAGATTTTGCTGGATGCCATGAGTCAGCTGTTTTTCTCCCTGAGCGTGTCCATGGGTATCATGATCACCTATGGTTCTTACGTGAAGCCGGAGGTGAATCTGAACCGGGCAGTGAACCAGATCGAACTGTTTGACACCGGCGTGGCGCTGCTGGCTGGTGTGATGATCATCCCGGCAGTTTATGTGTTTTCCGGCACCGACGGCATGAGCGCAGGCCCCAGTCTGATGTTCATTTCCCTGCCCAAGGTATTTGCGGCCATGGGAAAAGCCGGAACGATTGTGGGCATTCTGTTCTTCGTGGCGGCGATTTTTGCCACACTGACCTCCTGTATCTCCGTGCTGGAGTCCATTGCGGCCAACTGCGTGGAGATCTTCCATGCCAGCCGGAAGAAAGTCGTTCTGGTACTGGCGGTGATTTATCTGGCAGCATCCGCGATCATTTCGCTGGGCTACAGTGTGTTCTATGTGGAAGTTGCGCTGCCCAACGGCTCTGTGGGTCAACTTCTGGATATCATGGATTACATCAGCAACAGCGTCATGATGCCGCTGATCTCCCTGCTGTCCACTATCCTCATTGGCTGGATCATGAAGCCCCAGTATGTCATCGGCGAGATGGAGCGCAACGGCGAGCATTTCAGAAGGAAAGCCATGTATAGTGTAATGATCCGCTACATTGCACCGGTGCTCATGTTTATTCTGTTCTTACAGTCCACGGGAATTCTGGCGTAA
- the sigH gene encoding RNA polymerase sporulation sigma factor SigH: MEQYNLLSDEELISRLREGHEDIRDYLMEKHKNLVRKKARALYLIGGDNDDLIQEGMIGLYKAIRDFDPERGASFHTFADLCISRQLYTAVQASQRQKHQPLNSYVSLSDSDNEEQTSSRASYAANDVRNRNPEELFIARENLEDMEDLIEKKLSRFEREVLRYYLSGMNYSQIADTLGKSSKATDNALQRIKKKIKQITEN, from the coding sequence GTGGAGCAGTATAACTTACTGTCAGATGAAGAACTGATCAGTCGCCTGCGGGAAGGACACGAGGATATCCGGGATTATCTGATGGAAAAACATAAAAACCTGGTCAGGAAGAAGGCTCGCGCCCTCTACCTGATCGGGGGTGACAACGACGACCTGATCCAGGAGGGCATGATCGGCCTTTACAAGGCTATCCGTGACTTTGACCCGGAGCGGGGCGCTTCCTTTCATACCTTTGCGGATCTGTGCATCAGCCGCCAGCTGTACACGGCTGTGCAGGCATCCCAGCGGCAGAAGCATCAGCCGCTGAATTCCTACGTCTCCCTTTCCGACAGTGACAATGAGGAACAGACCAGCAGTCGGGCTTCCTACGCGGCCAATGACGTGCGGAACCGCAATCCCGAGGAACTGTTCATTGCCCGGGAAAACCTGGAGGACATGGAAGACCTCATCGAGAAAAAGCTGAGCCGGTTCGAGCGGGAGGTGCTGCGCTATTACCTAAGTGGAATGAACTATTCTCAGATCGCAGACACCCTGGGCAAGAGTTCCAAGGCCACGGACAACGCTCTGCAGCGCATCAAAAAAAAGATCAAACAAATCACCGAAAATTAA
- the rlmB gene encoding 23S rRNA (guanosine(2251)-2'-O)-methyltransferase RlmB — protein MRYEELTIEGRNAVMEAFRSKKTIDKLFIQDGCQDGPVRSIVREAKKTDCIISYVAKERLDQMSETGKHQGVIAYAAAYEYANVEDILQIAKDKGEPPFIILLDNIEDPHNLGAIIRTANLAGAHGVIIPKRRAVGLTATVARTSAGALNYTPVAKVTNLAATIEDLKKEGLWFVCAAMDGEVMYRCNLTGPIGLVIGNEGEGVGRLVREKCDFTASIPMKGDIDSLNASVAAGVMAFEIVRQRMNVQK, from the coding sequence ATGAGATATGAAGAACTGACAATCGAAGGCCGGAATGCCGTGATGGAGGCATTTCGCAGCAAAAAGACCATTGATAAGCTGTTTATCCAGGATGGCTGCCAGGACGGGCCGGTGCGTTCCATCGTCCGGGAGGCGAAGAAGACCGACTGCATCATCAGCTACGTGGCAAAGGAGCGGCTGGATCAGATGTCCGAGACCGGCAAGCATCAGGGGGTCATCGCCTATGCGGCTGCCTATGAGTACGCCAACGTGGAGGACATTTTGCAGATCGCAAAGGACAAGGGCGAGCCGCCCTTTATCATCCTGCTGGACAACATCGAGGATCCCCATAATCTGGGCGCCATCATCCGTACCGCCAATCTGGCCGGTGCCCACGGGGTGATCATTCCCAAGCGCAGAGCGGTCGGTTTGACGGCAACGGTGGCCCGTACCTCTGCCGGTGCACTGAACTACACGCCGGTGGCCAAAGTGACCAATCTGGCGGCCACCATCGAGGATCTGAAAAAAGAAGGCCTCTGGTTCGTCTGTGCCGCCATGGACGGCGAAGTGATGTATCGGTGCAACCTTACCGGCCCCATCGGCCTGGTCATCGGCAACGAGGGAGAGGGCGTGGGACGCCTTGTCCGGGAGAAATGTGATTTTACGGCATCCATCCCCATGAAGGGAGACATTGATTCCCTGAACGCCTCCGTGGCAGCCGGTGTCATGGCATTTGAGATCGTCCGCCAGCGGATGAACGTGCAGAAGTAA
- a CDS encoding ribonuclease III domain-containing protein, with protein sequence MDIQTYSPLTLAYIGDAAYELVVRTFLVDQGNSRPDKLHRKASSMVKAAAQAAMAEALKDSLTEEELSVYRRGRNAKSPTMAKNASMSDYRKATGFEALMGYLYLKGEQKRLIDLVYAGFVSQGFIAE encoded by the coding sequence GTGGATATCCAGACCTATTCCCCGCTGACGCTGGCGTACATCGGGGATGCGGCCTATGAGCTGGTGGTGCGGACATTTCTGGTGGATCAGGGCAACAGCCGGCCGGACAAGCTGCATCGGAAGGCCAGTTCCATGGTCAAAGCTGCCGCCCAGGCAGCCATGGCCGAGGCGTTAAAGGACAGCCTCACCGAGGAAGAACTGTCTGTTTACCGCCGGGGCCGCAACGCCAAATCCCCCACCATGGCCAAAAATGCCAGCATGTCCGATTACCGGAAGGCGACGGGGTTTGAGGCACTCATGGGCTATCTGTACCTGAAAGGGGAGCAAAAGCGTTTGATCGACCTGGTGTACGCAGGATTTGTCAGCCAGGGATTTATCGCGGAATGA